CAACCACGTGCCGAAGCTTCGCACAGAGCACCGACAGAAACCGATCCGATCGACTTGGTGATCAATAACACAATGTCACGGAACGTGCTGCCCCCGGGACGCGTTGCGAGGCGCTGGAGCAATACCAATAGACTCCCGCAATCCACACCCTCTGTGGTGAGCGTCATGTGAGTCGTACGTCGCAGTGCGACTAGCGTGTCGTTCGGCACAGATCCATGCCAGCGCAGGCACGCCGGGTACGACGGGTCCGCTCTGGCCAAACGGCGTTTCCCAGGAGGACGAATGTCCCGGCAGTTCCTCGCGGAGGGCGGCCTCACGCTTTCCGGGGGTGGCTACACCATCGTCGGTGTGGTCGCCGTGGTCGCCCTTGTCGCACTGGTCATCGGTTACGTCCTGCTCAAAGAGGTGCTGGCCGCCGGCCAGGGCACCGCGAAGATGCAGGACATCGCGAAGGCAGTGCAGGAAGGTGCGGCCGCATACCTGAAGCGACAGCGCAACACCCTCGCCATCTTCGGCGTCGTGGTGTTCCTGCTGCTGTTTGCGCTCCCCGCCGACGACTGGAACGAGCGGATCGGCCGGTCGATCTTCTTCCTGATCGGCGCGGTGTTCTCGTTCACCATCGGCTACCTCGGCATGTGGCTGGCCACGCAGGCGAATCTGCGCGTCGCCGCGGCCTCGCGCGAGGAGGGCGGCCGCGAGATCGCCATGCGCGTGGCGTTCCGCACCGGTGGCGTGGTCGGCATGATCACCGTCGGCCTCGGCCTCTTCGGTGCTGCCGTGGTGGTGCTGGTCTACACCGGCCAGGCGCCGAAGGTGCTGGAGGGCTTCGGGTTCGGCGCCGCGCTGATCGCCATGTTCATGCGGGTCGGCGGCGGCATCTTCACCAAGGCCGCGGACGTCGGCGCGGACCTGGTCGGCAAGGTGGAGCAGGGCATCCCGGAAGACGACCCGCGCAACGCCGCGACGATCGCGGACAACGTGGGCGACAACGTCGGGGACTGCGCCGGCATGGCCGCGGACCTCTTCGAGTCCTACGCGGTGATGCTCGTCGCCGCGCTGATCCTGGGCAGCTCCGCGTTCGGCGCGTCCGGCCTGATCTTCCCGCTCATGGTGCCCGCGATCGGGGTGATCACCGCGGTGATCGGCGTCTACATCACGAAGGCGCGCAGCGGGGAAGGCGGTCTCGTCACGATCAACCGCTCGTTCTACATCTCCGCGGTGATCTCCGCCGTTCTGTCGGCCATCGCCGCGTTCGCCTACCTGCCGAGCAGCTTCGCCGAATTCGGCGACGCGTTCGGGGGCACCGCGGGAAACCCGGCGGTCATCGCGACCGTTTCGGTGATCATCGGCATCGTACTGGCGGCGGTCATCCTGAAGATCACCGGCTACTACACCGGCACCGAGTACAAGCCCGTCAAGGACGTCGGCAAGACCTCGGAAACCGGTCCGGCCACAGTGATCCTGTCCGGTATCTCGGTCGGTTTCGAGTCCGCGGTCTACACCGCGCTGGTGATCGGCGCCGCGGTGTTCGGTGCCTACCTGCTGGGCGGCGGCGTCGCGCTGTTCGCCGTGGCGCTGGCCGGTACCGGTCTGCTGACCACGGTCGGCGTCATCGTCGCGATGGACACCTTCGGCCCGGTCTCGGACAACGCGCAGGGCATCGCCGAGATGTCCGGTGACGTGGACGAGAAGGCCGCGGGCATCCTCACCGAACTCGACGCGGTCGGCAACACCACCAAGGCGATCACCAAGGGCATCGCGATCGCCACCGCGGTGCTCGCCGCGACTGCTCTGTTCGGGTCGTATTCGGACGCGATCACGAAGGCCGTCGGCACCACGGGTTCGTTCGTCGCGAACATCGCCAGCCCGCCCACCCTGGTCGGCGTGATCATCGGCGCGGCCGTGGTGTTCCTGTTCTCCGGGCTGGCGGTCAACGCGGTGTCGCGGGCGGCAGGCGCGGTGGTGTACGAGGTGCGCCGCCAGTTCCGCGAAATCGCCGGGATCATGGAGGGGACCACGCGGCCCGAGTACGGCCGGGTCGTGGACATCGTGACCCGCGATTCGCTGCGGGAGCTGGCCACGCCGGGTCTGCTCGCGGTGTTCGCGCCGATCGCGGTCGGTTTCGGCCTCGGCACCGGCGCGCTGGCCGGGTATCTGGCCGGCGCGATCGCCACCGGCACTCTGATGGCGATCTTCCTCGCCAACTCCGGTGGTGCCTGGGACAACGCGAAGAAACTGGTGGAGGACGGCAATCACGGTGGCAAGGGCTCGGCCGCGCACGACGCGACCGTCATCGGCGACACCGTGGGCGACCCGTTCAAGGACACCGCCGGTCCGGCGATCAACCCGTTGATCAAGGTCATGAACCTGGTTTCGGTGCTGATCGCGCCCGCCGTGGTCACGCTGTCGATGGGCGGCGGTGCGCACACCACCTGGCGGATCGTGATCGCGCTCGTGGCGGTCGCGGTGGTGGCGGCGGCGATCGTCGTGTCCAAGCGGCGCGGCACGGTCATCGCGGATACTCCGGCTCCGGCCAACGCGGTCTGAGTCGTTACTCCATCCGGGCCCGGTGCGCTACGGCGTGCCGGGCCCGGTTCGTGTCCACCGGCCGGGCGTGAGTTGCATCCGTCCGGCGGGTCGGTACGGTCGGGGCGTTCTGGGCTTCGAGTGGCGGGGAGGTGTTCGGGTGCGGCCGCGGTGGACCGTCCTTGCCGCGCTGGCAACGGGAATCGGGATCGGTCTGGCGGGTTGCGGGCAGCCGCCCGCACCGGCCGAGCCGCACGCGGGCGGACAGTCGGACCCGGCGAGCGGCGCCGACCCGGCGGCCGGCTGGGCGGACGGGTATTGCACGGCGGTCAGCCACCTCGTGCGCACGCTGGCCGGCCTGCCGGAGATAGATCCGAGTTCCCCGCTACAGGCGGCCCGGACCGCCAGCAAACTTCTCTCGTCGGTGGTGGACGGAATCGATCGGACGATCGCCGGGCTGGACCGGGTGGGACCGCCTCCGCTGTCCGGCGGTGAGACCGCGCGTGCGGAGCTGCTCGGCGAGTTCGCTTCAGTGCGTGCCCGCGCTGACGGCGTTCGCCGCCGCCTCGACTCGGCCGGCGGGGCCGACGCGTCCCGGGCGGCGCTGGGTGAAGCCCGGTCGGTGATCGATGCGGTCAGCAGGCTGGATGTGCTGAAGGGACTCGATGCCACACCCGAGCTGACTGCCGCGGGCAAGCGGGCGAGGGGGTGCCAGCAGCTCGTGGTGCCGCCGGCGCCGAGCTGACCGCCCTTTCGGGTGCCGGCGAAAAAGACACCCGTGTGACGCTCGCCTCCAATCGAACTTGTGTTCTATCATGATCGGTGTGGATCGGACGATCTCGCTGTTCTCGGCGGAGGCGACCGGACCGGGGCTCGCGGACCTGGCCGGGTTGTTGTGCTGTCAGGGGCAGATCACCGGCTTCGGGCGCACCGCGGCCCGGCTGACGGTGGTGGTCGAGCAGGCGTGGCGGGCTCGGGTGCTGGCGCGCGAATGCCGTGGCCGGGGTGCCGATGCGCAGGTCGCGGTGGCCGACTGCGGGCGGCCGCAGGTGCGCACGTCGTTCCGGGTCGACCTGCTGGGGCTCGCCGACCGATGGCTGCGGCCGGGGTGCACCGGTCCGGCCGAGCAGGATTCGGGCAAGGCCGTGCCCGGCGGGTTCCGGCTGAGCGGCGCGATGCTGCGGATGTGGGCACTCGCCGCCGGTCGTCCGGAGCCCGGTGGATACCTGCTCGGGCTCGACCCGATGGCGCCACTGATGCATGAGGAGCTGGCGGCAGCGCTCGCTCCGCTCGGAGTGCAGGCGCGGCTGCTCGGGCCGAAGGCCGAGGCGCCGGGCCTGCGGGTCACCGGGCGGCGTCGGCTCGATGGGCTGCTGGAATTGATCGGAGAGGCGCCTGCCGGTGCCGAGGACGTGTGGCCGGAGTTGCCGCCGGTCGGTGAGCGCCGTCCCGTCCGGACCGAGGGTGAGCCGCGCCGCGCCGGCCGGGAAGAGAGTCCTCTTCAATACTTACTGGAGGCTGTGGGGTAGCTGGATTAGAGAAAAGGCCCTCCCCGGCGGTTATGCCGGACAGGGCCCCTTCGCGGGACGCGGGGTTACGGCTTCGGCAGCGTGCAGCCCGGCCGGTTGAGGTCCACTTCGCCGGCCGCGGTGAGACAGGCGGGAATACCGTAGGTCTCCTCGCCGTACTTGGTACCGGCGTGCACGGTGATGTTGCCGGACTCGTCGACCTCGCACGCGTTGTTCAACGTGCAGCGCTCGCCGTTGTCGTTGGACGTGTTGTTCACGCCGATGACCTTGCCGGTCGCGTGGTCCTCGATGGGCGAACCGGACGTGCCACCGATCGTGGTGCAGCCGGGGGTGTAGCGGATGGAGTCCTGCCACACCCAGCCGTTCTCGCGAAGCTCGGGTACGAAGCCGTCGACGCTGCAGGAGTAGGTCTTCTTCCAGTAGCCGGAGACGACGTCGATGGCCGTGCCCGCTTTCGGGTGGCTGTCGACCAGTTCGAGCGGGGCGACGCCGTACTTGTCCTTGATCCCGGCGTAGCTGTCGGTGAGCTGGTAGAGCGACACGTCGGTGCCGGTCATGGTGGCGTAGAGGATCTTCTTCGCCTTGACCGTGCCCGCCGAACTCTGCCCGTCCGGGGACCGCAGGTCGAACGTGCGGCCGGAGGCCTGGCCGGTGATCACCTGGCCCGGCTTCATGAAGCCGGACTCCAGGCAGTGCCCGTTCGACAGCACGAGCGCGGGCGCGTCCAGCGGCGTGGTGGCCGGTTTGACCACCGAGCCGGAGCAGTTGGACAGCGCCACGGTGCCCGAGAACGAGGTCGTCGCCGCGCTTGCCGCCGGGGCGCCGGCCAACGCGAACACAGCTGCGGTGGCGATCGCGCCACCGAGCAGACGTCGAGTCATGAAGATTCCTTTCGGCAGGTGGGCATAGTAAGTGAAACCTTGGCGACGCGGGGCGCGCCACTGTCGAACGAAGGGGTATCCATTGCGTGACCGGTTACCCTGCACGGCACGTGTCCGACATCACGTGCTAGGTGTGGAAAGGAAACATCGCCGAGGTCAGTGGCGATCCGACGGGCAGGGGCCCGCCGGTGGATCCGGGCACCTCTGCGCTGCACAGCCGCCGGGGACGTGCACACTGACAGGTCGAGACGCGGGCGCAGAACCCCCGGAGCGGGGAGAGAGTGCCGCCGCCGGCGCAGAGGCGACGGCACGGAGATGAGTGGAGAGCAGGACAGCGTGGCAGGAGCACGGACCAAGAAGAGCGACGCCGGGGGCAACGGCGCCGGCCGCCGTCGGCTGGTGATCGTCGAATCGCCGACCAAGGCCCGCAAGATCGCCCCCTACCTCGGCGGCAACTACGTCGTCGAGTCCTCCGTCGGGCACATCCGCGACCTGCCCCGCGGTGCCGCCGACGTGCCCGCGCAGTACAAGGGCGAGTCCTGGGCCCGTCTCGGCGTGGACATCGACAACGACTTCAAGCCGCTGTACATCGTCACGCCGGACAAGAAGTCCAAGGTCACCGAGCTGAAGGGCCTGCTCAAGGACGTCGACGAGCTCTACCTCGCCACGGACCCCGACCGCGAGGGCGAGGCGATCGCCTGGCACCTGCTGGAGACGCTCAAGCCCAAGGTGCCGGTGCGCCGGATGGTCTTCCACGAGGTCACCGAGCAGGCCATCCGCGCCGCCGCGGACGCCACCCGGGAGCTGGACGCCGACCTGGTCGACGCGCAGGAGACCCGCCGCATCCTCGACCGGCTGTACGGCTACGAGGTCTCGCCGGTGCTGTGGAAGAAGGTCATGCCGAAGCTCTCGGCGGGCCGCGTGCAGTCCGTGGCGACCCGGATCGTGGTCGAGCGGGAGCGCGAGCGGATGCGCTTCACCTCGGCGTCGTACTGGGACATCTCCGCGACCATGAACGCCGGTCCGGACGCGGCTCCGCGGAACTTCCCGGCGCGGCTGGTCTCGGTGGACGGCGCGCGCCTGGCCACCGGCCGTGACTTCGACTCGAACGGGGAGCTCAAGGGCTCCGGCAAGGACATCCGCGTGCTCGGCGAGGCCGACGCGCAGGCCTTGGCGCAGGCGCTGCGCGAGCGGGACTTCAAGGTCGCGAGCGTCGAGGAGAAGCCGTACTCGCGCAAGCCGTAT
This Amycolatopsis sulphurea DNA region includes the following protein-coding sequences:
- a CDS encoding sodium-translocating pyrophosphatase, producing MSRQFLAEGGLTLSGGGYTIVGVVAVVALVALVIGYVLLKEVLAAGQGTAKMQDIAKAVQEGAAAYLKRQRNTLAIFGVVVFLLLFALPADDWNERIGRSIFFLIGAVFSFTIGYLGMWLATQANLRVAAASREEGGREIAMRVAFRTGGVVGMITVGLGLFGAAVVVLVYTGQAPKVLEGFGFGAALIAMFMRVGGGIFTKAADVGADLVGKVEQGIPEDDPRNAATIADNVGDNVGDCAGMAADLFESYAVMLVAALILGSSAFGASGLIFPLMVPAIGVITAVIGVYITKARSGEGGLVTINRSFYISAVISAVLSAIAAFAYLPSSFAEFGDAFGGTAGNPAVIATVSVIIGIVLAAVILKITGYYTGTEYKPVKDVGKTSETGPATVILSGISVGFESAVYTALVIGAAVFGAYLLGGGVALFAVALAGTGLLTTVGVIVAMDTFGPVSDNAQGIAEMSGDVDEKAAGILTELDAVGNTTKAITKGIAIATAVLAATALFGSYSDAITKAVGTTGSFVANIASPPTLVGVIIGAAVVFLFSGLAVNAVSRAAGAVVYEVRRQFREIAGIMEGTTRPEYGRVVDIVTRDSLRELATPGLLAVFAPIAVGFGLGTGALAGYLAGAIATGTLMAIFLANSGGAWDNAKKLVEDGNHGGKGSAAHDATVIGDTVGDPFKDTAGPAINPLIKVMNLVSVLIAPAVVTLSMGGGAHTTWRIVIALVAVAVVAAAIVVSKRRGTVIADTPAPANAV
- a CDS encoding S1 family peptidase, producing MTRRLLGGAIATAAVFALAGAPAASAATTSFSGTVALSNCSGSVVKPATTPLDAPALVLSNGHCLESGFMKPGQVITGQASGRTFDLRSPDGQSSAGTVKAKKILYATMTGTDVSLYQLTDSYAGIKDKYGVAPLELVDSHPKAGTAIDVVSGYWKKTYSCSVDGFVPELRENGWVWQDSIRYTPGCTTIGGTSGSPIEDHATGKVIGVNNTSNDNGERCTLNNACEVDESGNITVHAGTKYGEETYGIPACLTAAGEVDLNRPGCTLPKP